The proteins below are encoded in one region of Pseudomonadota bacterium:
- a CDS encoding RNA-binding protein, translated as MQVKLFVGNLPYSVNSEELKEMFTPFGSVVSAKVVSDRETGRSRGFGFVEMDSEDACERAIRELNGTDVGGRPMTVRAAEDRGDMRGPRRGGGGGGGGFDRGPRGGGGGGGRF; from the coding sequence ATGCAAGTGAAGTTATTCGTCGGCAATCTCCCCTACTCGGTCAATTCCGAGGAGTTGAAGGAGATGTTCACACCATTCGGCAGCGTGGTGTCGGCGAAGGTCGTCAGCGACCGCGAGACCGGCCGCAGCCGCGGCTTCGGCTTCGTTGAGATGGACAGCGAGGATGCCTGCGAGCGGGCGATCCGCGAGCTCAACGGCACCGATGTGGGCGGACGGCCGATGACCGTGCGCGCCGCCGAGGATCGCGGCGACATGCGCGGACCGCGCCGCGGCGGTGGCGGTGGCGGTGGCGGCTTCGATCGCGGGCCTCGCGGCGGCGGGGGCGGCGGCGGCCGGTTCTAA